One region of Polynucleobacter sp. SHI8 genomic DNA includes:
- a CDS encoding amidohydrolase family protein, with product MFKPLCGCTVSRRGFLGGIAGLGASTLLPAQTNEPTVLGNKNRIDTHHHFFSPGLNAVMAEKKVIQPPMINWSVQKTLDDMDAAGTATSILSATTPQVSFLDEELGKKMARENNEYAAKLRSDHKGRFGSFAMLPMKNMDDALKEMEYALDVLKAQGIGLLTSYGDKWLGHPMFAPVMQELNRRGAILYTHPTSANCCNNLIPNTPPTVVEYGTDTTRTIVDIVFSGTAAKNPNIKFIFSHAGGSLPFLTERLEKMPVIDPKLKEKVPNGVLHELKRFYYDTAWAANQYTIPSLLQLVSKDQVLFGSDYPYRTSEDNIKGLIKYGFNTADLNQITRGNALKLMPGLAG from the coding sequence TTGTTTAAGCCATTGTGTGGATGTACTGTTTCAAGAAGAGGTTTTTTAGGCGGTATTGCTGGATTAGGAGCAAGTACTTTATTACCAGCGCAAACGAATGAGCCCACTGTTCTTGGCAATAAAAATAGAATTGATACGCATCATCATTTTTTCTCACCAGGCCTTAATGCAGTCATGGCTGAGAAAAAAGTTATCCAGCCACCGATGATTAATTGGTCTGTTCAAAAAACATTAGATGACATGGATGCCGCTGGTACGGCAACCTCCATTCTTTCTGCTACCACACCACAGGTTAGCTTTTTAGATGAAGAGTTGGGCAAAAAAATGGCCCGTGAGAATAATGAGTACGCAGCAAAATTACGCAGTGATCACAAAGGACGGTTTGGCTCTTTTGCGATGCTCCCCATGAAAAATATGGATGATGCATTAAAAGAAATGGAATACGCTTTAGATGTGTTAAAAGCACAAGGTATTGGATTGTTAACCAGTTACGGTGACAAATGGTTGGGGCATCCCATGTTTGCTCCAGTGATGCAAGAGTTAAATCGTCGTGGGGCGATTTTGTATACGCATCCAACATCCGCCAACTGTTGTAATAATTTAATTCCAAATACGCCACCGACTGTCGTTGAGTATGGAACTGATACAACACGAACCATTGTTGACATTGTTTTCTCTGGTACAGCTGCTAAAAATCCTAATATTAAATTTATCTTTTCACATGCAGGAGGATCATTACCATTCCTGACCGAGCGTTTAGAAAAAATGCCAGTCATCGATCCGAAGCTAAAAGAAAAAGTTCCTAATGGTGTTTTGCATGAGTTAAAGCGTTTTTATTACGATACGGCATGGGCAGCAAATCAATATACGATTCCATCGCTATTGCAGTTAGTGAGTAAAGACCAAGTCTTATTTGGCTCTGATTATCCTTACAGAACAAGTGAAGATAATATCAAGGGATTGATTAAGTATGGATTTAATACCGCAGATTTGAATCAAATCACACGTGGCAATGCCCTTAAATTGATGCCAGGACTTGCTGGCTAG
- a CDS encoding CBS domain-containing protein, whose translation MNISEIMSSPIKSVTLDDFLKDVKDIFDSNDIRHLIVIEEGELIGIVSERDLLKNISPYLNSNVYTTRDLATLNQRVIHIVTRNPKFLNLQASVAEAIELFNTVRIGCIPIVDENHAPVGIVTRGDIIRNFYRIKESLPSHSLE comes from the coding sequence ATGAATATCTCAGAAATTATGTCATCCCCCATTAAAAGTGTCACATTGGATGATTTTTTAAAAGATGTAAAAGATATTTTTGACTCAAATGATATTCGGCATCTGATTGTGATTGAAGAGGGTGAACTCATAGGGATTGTCAGTGAGAGGGACCTTCTCAAGAATATTAGCCCTTATCTCAATTCAAATGTGTACACCACGCGTGATTTAGCAACACTTAATCAACGTGTCATTCACATCGTGACGCGAAATCCAAAGTTTTTAAATCTGCAAGCATCAGTAGCTGAGGCAATTGAGTTATTTAATACTGTCAGAATTGGTTGTATACCGATCGTTGATGAGAATCACGCTCCTGTAGGTATTGTTACCAGAGGTGACATTATTAGAAATTTTTATCGGATTAAAGAATCGTTACCAAGTCATTCTTTAGAATAA
- the motB gene encoding flagellar motor protein MotB: MSADDLQRPIIVKRIKKVASGHHGGAWKIAYADFVTAMMAFFLLMWLLGSVDGGTLNGISEYFKTPLKVALQGGSKSGDSKVVIQGGGLDITSKDGQTSRSDAPPGENEAQNEEKKFESLTESQKKAAIKLQQAQENAKMKAIREKLINQIDNSPRLKKYQSQLKIDVTDEGLRVLITDEANRPMFANASAEMQAFAQDIIKAMAPTFNDLPNTISISGHTDSMPYTNNNGSYTNWELSADRANAARRVLLAGGLDAKHMLRVTGLADAVLLDPQNPMNPINRRISIILLNKAAEQAVRNEGKLKTTVLDPAIKEIDKPSNLPSFIPEPKAPPITEQPKVEPEVKVKEQSPTPPKPAAAVVPSQVDKPIPSATTPARTESKPPAFQPIQKKQIIQLEKPVPSKN; the protein is encoded by the coding sequence ATGAGTGCAGACGATTTACAACGTCCGATCATTGTTAAGCGCATTAAAAAGGTGGCTAGTGGCCATCACGGAGGTGCTTGGAAAATTGCGTATGCAGACTTTGTAACAGCGATGATGGCGTTCTTTCTGCTCATGTGGTTATTGGGGAGTGTCGATGGAGGTACTTTGAATGGTATTTCTGAATATTTCAAGACGCCGTTGAAAGTTGCCTTGCAAGGCGGTTCCAAAAGTGGTGACTCCAAGGTGGTCATTCAGGGGGGGGGCTTGGACATTACTTCTAAAGATGGACAAACCTCTCGTTCTGATGCTCCTCCTGGTGAAAATGAAGCACAAAATGAAGAGAAGAAATTTGAGTCATTGACTGAGTCGCAAAAAAAAGCCGCCATCAAACTTCAGCAGGCACAAGAAAATGCCAAGATGAAAGCGATACGTGAAAAGTTAATCAATCAAATTGATAATAGTCCTCGTTTAAAAAAGTATCAAAGCCAATTAAAAATTGATGTAACTGATGAAGGTTTACGTGTATTGATTACTGACGAAGCCAATCGTCCTATGTTTGCTAATGCTAGTGCGGAAATGCAAGCTTTTGCTCAAGACATTATTAAGGCGATGGCTCCAACATTTAATGATTTACCGAATACGATTAGCATATCTGGTCATACGGATAGCATGCCATACACTAATAATAATGGTTCTTATACCAATTGGGAACTTTCTGCTGATCGCGCAAATGCTGCAAGAAGGGTGTTGTTGGCTGGGGGATTGGATGCCAAGCACATGTTAAGGGTCACAGGTTTAGCAGATGCGGTTCTTCTAGACCCCCAAAATCCAATGAACCCAATCAATCGCCGCATCAGTATTATTTTGTTGAACAAAGCTGCTGAGCAAGCTGTTCGTAATGAAGGAAAACTAAAGACAACTGTGCTTGATCCTGCTATTAAAGAAATTGATAAACCTAGTAATTTACCAAGCTTTATCCCCGAGCCAAAAGCGCCTCCCATAACTGAACAACCAAAGGTCGAACCTGAGGTCAAAGTAAAAGAGCAATCTCCGACTCCTCCAAAACCAGCTGCCGCAGTTGTTCCATCACAGGTAGATAAGCCGATTCCTTCTGCAACAACACCCGCAAGAACAGAAAGTAAACCACCGGCATTTCAGCCGATTCAAAAAAAACAAATTATTCAGCTAGAAAAACCAGTTCCAAGCAAAAACTAA
- a CDS encoding NAD(P)-dependent oxidoreductase produces MSSLPNIVSIGFVGVGIMGQNMAGHLLAAGYQVNLYNRTKSKTDALVAKGAKWFDTPGEVAAHSNMIITMVGYPSDVEEVYFGEKGIIASANNAILVDMTTSSPSLARKIATEAAKKGLASLDAPVSGGDIGARDAKLTIMVGGDKAVFDHVLPILQKLGTSIILQGAAGMGQHTKMCNQIVIASTIMGVAEGLSYAKKVGLDPAVVLQSIGGGAASGFQLNVLGAKMIVGDYAPGFYVEHLIKDLKIALAEAEQMHLNLPGLALAKSLFEKMADRGLQRNGTQGIFQIYLD; encoded by the coding sequence ATGAGTTCTTTACCGAATATAGTTTCTATTGGATTTGTTGGCGTTGGGATTATGGGCCAAAATATGGCTGGTCATTTATTGGCCGCTGGTTATCAAGTTAATTTGTATAACCGTACAAAGTCTAAAACGGATGCGCTGGTTGCAAAAGGTGCTAAGTGGTTCGATACCCCAGGAGAAGTTGCCGCACACTCCAACATGATCATCACGATGGTTGGTTATCCATCCGATGTTGAAGAAGTATATTTTGGCGAAAAAGGTATTATTGCTTCAGCTAATAACGCTATTTTGGTGGACATGACAACCTCGAGTCCATCATTAGCCAGAAAAATCGCAACAGAAGCTGCCAAAAAAGGCTTAGCTTCTTTAGATGCACCTGTTTCCGGTGGGGATATTGGGGCAAGAGATGCCAAATTAACCATTATGGTCGGTGGTGACAAGGCGGTATTTGATCATGTTCTGCCTATTCTGCAAAAGCTAGGCACGAGTATTATTTTGCAAGGTGCTGCTGGTATGGGTCAACATACCAAAATGTGTAATCAGATTGTGATTGCTTCAACCATTATGGGAGTTGCTGAAGGCTTATCGTATGCCAAAAAAGTTGGCCTTGATCCCGCAGTTGTATTGCAGTCCATTGGCGGGGGTGCAGCCTCTGGATTTCAGCTTAATGTATTAGGTGCCAAAATGATTGTGGGTGATTACGCCCCTGGTTTTTACGTGGAGCATTTGATTAAAGATCTTAAGATTGCTTTAGCAGAGGCTGAGCAAATGCATCTGAACTTGCCAGGTCTTGCACTTGCTAAATCTTTGTTTGAGAAAATGGCAGATCGTGGATTACAGCGCAATGGGACTCAAGGAATCTTCCAAATCTATTTGGATTGA
- the motA gene encoding flagellar motor stator protein MotA translates to MFVIIGYIVVFGCVFGGFAIAGGHLGSLFQPVELLMIGGAGLGAFLVSNTGNTVKATLKGFGTCFKGSKFNKALYLELILLLYGILSKIRAEGMIAIEKDVDNPEESEVFKKYPLILGDHHIIEFITDYMRLMVSGNMDPFQIENLMDNEIETHHHEALIPAHTIAKIADGLPAFGIVAAVMGVVHTMESVGLPPAELGILIANALVGTFLGILLAYGVVGPLSTLLENKTEEEAKVYQCIKVTLLASLNGYPPSIAVEFGRKVLYSTERPSFTDLEAEIKASKSRAKAE, encoded by the coding sequence ATGTTTGTCATCATTGGATACATAGTAGTTTTTGGATGTGTTTTTGGAGGATTTGCTATTGCTGGAGGGCACTTAGGTTCTTTATTCCAACCAGTTGAGTTGTTGATGATTGGCGGAGCTGGACTAGGTGCTTTTCTCGTTAGTAATACTGGGAACACAGTCAAAGCAACTTTGAAGGGATTTGGCACTTGTTTTAAAGGCTCTAAGTTTAATAAAGCGCTCTATTTAGAATTGATTCTCTTGTTGTATGGTATTTTGTCGAAAATCCGAGCTGAAGGAATGATTGCGATCGAAAAGGATGTGGATAATCCAGAAGAAAGTGAAGTTTTTAAAAAGTATCCATTGATTTTAGGTGATCATCATATTATTGAATTTATCACTGACTATATGCGTTTAATGGTTTCTGGAAATATGGACCCATTTCAAATTGAAAATTTGATGGATAACGAAATTGAAACGCATCATCATGAAGCATTAATTCCAGCGCATACCATCGCCAAAATTGCCGATGGACTTCCAGCTTTTGGAATTGTTGCGGCAGTCATGGGGGTAGTACATACAATGGAATCTGTAGGTTTACCTCCTGCCGAGTTGGGTATATTAATTGCTAATGCTTTGGTCGGTACTTTTTTAGGTATTTTATTAGCCTACGGGGTGGTTGGACCATTATCCACACTGCTGGAAAATAAAACCGAGGAAGAGGCTAAGGTCTATCAATGTATCAAGGTTACTTTATTAGCATCACTCAATGGCTATCCTCCAAGCATTGCAGTGGAATTTGGACGTAAGGTTCTATATTCCACAGAAAGACCAAGTTTCACCGATTTAGAAGCTGAAATCAAAGCATCAAAGAGCAGGGCTAAAGCAGAATAA